A stretch of Macadamia integrifolia cultivar HAES 741 chromosome 7, SCU_Mint_v3, whole genome shotgun sequence DNA encodes these proteins:
- the LOC122084986 gene encoding WEB family protein At3g51220-like, translating into MAATETEEGVVEMKRAEIDTRAPFRSVKEAVMLFGERVLAGEVYAKQLKEIRAGQMIHGQSKLGTVTAELEETKQSLQKAIEEGTMMANCLSSLREELEKTKRELQQIKAKEAQKQQIYSEMEDLKFVENPITIEVETPPRVKEEGSELQKRMRYVKFASPPSLAQVVNPEPEVGGETLERQSSSLKKKKKPIIPLIGVIFSKKKGTHQDVAGPKA; encoded by the exons ATGGCCGCCACAGAGACAGAAGAAGGGGTGGTAGAGATGAAGAGGGCGGAGATTGATACAAGGGCTCCCTTTCGTTCTGTCAAGGAAGCTGTTATGTTGTTTGGAGAGAGAGTTTTAGCTGGCGAGGTCTATGCCAAGCAGCTCAAAGAG ATTCGAGCAGGTCAAATGATTCATGGGCAGTCCaagctaggaacagttactgcCGAGCTTGAAGAGACAAAGCAGAGCCTCCAAAAAGCAATAGAAGAAGGTACGATGATGGCTAATTGTCTTTCTTCTCTGAGAGAAGAGctggagaaaacaaaaagagagcTCCAACAAATTAAGGCGAAGGAAGCCCAGAAACAACAAATTTACTCAGAGATGGAAGACCTCAAATTCGTCGAGAACCCGATAACCATTGAAGTTGAGACGCCGCCGAGAGTTAAAGAAGAAGGATCAGAGCTCCAGAAGAGGATGAGATACGTGAAGTTTGCTAGCCCTCCTTCACTAGCTCAGGTTGTGAACCCTGAACCTGAAGTTGGTGGTGAAACACTTGAGAGacaatcttcttctttgaagaagaagaaaaagcccATAATACCTTTAATAGGAGTGATTTTCTCTAAGAAAAAGGGGACTCATCAGGATGTTGCAGGTCCAAAAGCCTGA
- the LOC122085002 gene encoding hexokinase-2, chloroplastic-like isoform X3 has protein sequence MAVAAPSATIRSFSAAMSPSRRLRERMIVRSTGPSVVPILTNLQNTCTTPLPVLRRVADSMTADLRAGLAQEGSSDLKMILSYVDSLPTGDEKGIFYALDLGGTNFRVLRVQLGGKDKRVIDSEFEQVTIPQELMFGTSEELFDFIAMRLANFARKEGGRLHLPNGRKGEIGFTFSFPIKQTSIDSGTLIKWTKGFAVSGTAGKDVVACLNESMERQGVEMHVSALLGHLLGQGTGMMM, from the exons ATGGCGGTCGCTGCACCTTCAGCAACCATTCGGTCGTTCTCCGCCGCAATGTCTCCGAGTAGGAGGCTCCGGGAAAGGATGATCGTCCGATCTACAGGCCCTTCCGTTGTCCCGATACTGACCAATTTACAGAACACATGCACCACTCCTCTACCTGTCCTTCGCCGAGTGGCAGACTCCATGACGGCTGATTTGAGAGCTGGGCTCGCTCAGGAAGGCAGCAGCGATCTTAAGATGATTCTCAGCTACGTTGATAGCTTGCCTACTGG GGACGAGAAGGGCATATTCTATGCTCTGGATCTTGGAGGCACCAACTTCCGGGTGTTAAGGGTGCAACTGGGAGGGAAAGACAAACGTGTTATTGACTCTGAATTTGAACAAGTAACCATTCCTCAAGAATTGATGTTTGGTACTTCTGAG GAATTGTTCGATTTTATTGCGATGAGGCTGGCAAATTTCGCACGAAAGGAAGGTGGGAGACTTCACCTGCCTAATGGAAGGAAAGGGGAAATTGGGTTTACGTTTTCTTTTCCTATCAAACAAACATCTATTGATTCTGGCACATTAATCAAATGGACCAAGGGTTTCGCAGTCTCTGGAACG GCAGGAAAAGATGTAGTTGCTTGTTTGAATGAATCCATGGAAAGACAAGGAGTAGAAATGCATGTCTCTGCCCTG TTGGGACACTTGCTGGGGCAAGGTACTGGGATGATGATGTGA
- the LOC122085253 gene encoding AP-2 complex subunit sigma-like — protein sequence MIRFIILQNRQGKTRLAKYYVPLEESEKHKVEYEVHRLVVNRDPKFTNFVEFRTHKIIYRRYAGLFFSMCVDITDNELAYLECIHLFVEILDHFFSNVCELDLVFNFHKVYLILDEFILAGELQETSKKAIIERMGELEKQE from the exons ATG ATCCGATTCATTATACTACAGAATAGGCAGGGGAAGACTCGTCTTGCCAAGTATTATGTCCCTTTAGAAGAATCAGAGAAACACAAAGTCGAATACGAG GTTCATCGATTGGTGGTCAATAGGGATCCCAAATTCACGAATTTCGTTGAG TTCCGCACCCACAAGATTATCTACAGGCGATATGCTGGTTTGTTTTTCTCAATGTGTGTTGACATCACAGATAACGAGTTAGCATACTTGGAGTGCATCCACTTATTTGTGGAGATTTTGGATCATTTTTTCAGCAATGTGTGTGAACTGGATCTAGTATTTAATTTTCACAAG GTGTATTTGATACTTGACGAATTCATCCTTGCTGGGGAGCTCCAAGAAACAAGCAAGAAG GCAATCATAGAGAGAATGGGTGAGTTGGAGAAGCAGGAGTAA
- the LOC122085002 gene encoding hexokinase-2, chloroplastic-like isoform X1, whose product MAVAAPSATIRSFSAAMSPSRRLRERMIVRSTGPSVVPILTNLQNTCTTPLPVLRRVADSMTADLRAGLAQEGSSDLKMILSYVDSLPTGDEKGIFYALDLGGTNFRVLRVQLGGKDKRVIDSEFEQVTIPQELMFGTSEELFDFIAMRLANFARKEGGRLHLPNGRKGEIGFTFSFPIKQTSIDSGTLIKWTKGFAVSGTAGKDVVACLNESMERQGVEMHVSALVNDTVGTLAGARYWDDDVMVAVILGTGTNACYVERLDAIPKLQVQMPSSGRTVCIQPLFRL is encoded by the exons ATGGCGGTCGCTGCACCTTCAGCAACCATTCGGTCGTTCTCCGCCGCAATGTCTCCGAGTAGGAGGCTCCGGGAAAGGATGATCGTCCGATCTACAGGCCCTTCCGTTGTCCCGATACTGACCAATTTACAGAACACATGCACCACTCCTCTACCTGTCCTTCGCCGAGTGGCAGACTCCATGACGGCTGATTTGAGAGCTGGGCTCGCTCAGGAAGGCAGCAGCGATCTTAAGATGATTCTCAGCTACGTTGATAGCTTGCCTACTGG GGACGAGAAGGGCATATTCTATGCTCTGGATCTTGGAGGCACCAACTTCCGGGTGTTAAGGGTGCAACTGGGAGGGAAAGACAAACGTGTTATTGACTCTGAATTTGAACAAGTAACCATTCCTCAAGAATTGATGTTTGGTACTTCTGAG GAATTGTTCGATTTTATTGCGATGAGGCTGGCAAATTTCGCACGAAAGGAAGGTGGGAGACTTCACCTGCCTAATGGAAGGAAAGGGGAAATTGGGTTTACGTTTTCTTTTCCTATCAAACAAACATCTATTGATTCTGGCACATTAATCAAATGGACCAAGGGTTTCGCAGTCTCTGGAACG GCAGGAAAAGATGTAGTTGCTTGTTTGAATGAATCCATGGAAAGACAAGGAGTAGAAATGCATGTCTCTGCCCTG GTTAATGATACAGTTGGGACACTTGCTGGGGCAAGGTACTGGGATGATGATGTGATGGTTGCTGTCATTTTGGGGACTGGAACAAATGCGTGCTATGTAGAACGGTTGGATGCTATTCCAAAGCTTCAAGTTCAGATGCCTAGTTCTGGAAGAACGGTGTGTATACAACCATTATTTAGGTTgtaa
- the LOC122085002 gene encoding hexokinase-2, chloroplastic-like isoform X2, with the protein MAVAAPSATIRSFSAAMSPSRRLRERMIVRSTGPSVVPILTNLQNTCTTPLPVLRRVADSMTADLRAGLAQEGSSDLKMILSYVDSLPTGDEKGIFYALDLGGTNFRVLRVQLGGKDKRVIDSEFEQELFDFIAMRLANFARKEGGRLHLPNGRKGEIGFTFSFPIKQTSIDSGTLIKWTKGFAVSGTAGKDVVACLNESMERQGVEMHVSALVNDTVGTLAGARYWDDDVMVAVILGTGTNACYVERLDAIPKLQVQMPSSGRTVCIQPLFRL; encoded by the exons ATGGCGGTCGCTGCACCTTCAGCAACCATTCGGTCGTTCTCCGCCGCAATGTCTCCGAGTAGGAGGCTCCGGGAAAGGATGATCGTCCGATCTACAGGCCCTTCCGTTGTCCCGATACTGACCAATTTACAGAACACATGCACCACTCCTCTACCTGTCCTTCGCCGAGTGGCAGACTCCATGACGGCTGATTTGAGAGCTGGGCTCGCTCAGGAAGGCAGCAGCGATCTTAAGATGATTCTCAGCTACGTTGATAGCTTGCCTACTGG GGACGAGAAGGGCATATTCTATGCTCTGGATCTTGGAGGCACCAACTTCCGGGTGTTAAGGGTGCAACTGGGAGGGAAAGACAAACGTGTTATTGACTCTGAATTTGAACAA GAATTGTTCGATTTTATTGCGATGAGGCTGGCAAATTTCGCACGAAAGGAAGGTGGGAGACTTCACCTGCCTAATGGAAGGAAAGGGGAAATTGGGTTTACGTTTTCTTTTCCTATCAAACAAACATCTATTGATTCTGGCACATTAATCAAATGGACCAAGGGTTTCGCAGTCTCTGGAACG GCAGGAAAAGATGTAGTTGCTTGTTTGAATGAATCCATGGAAAGACAAGGAGTAGAAATGCATGTCTCTGCCCTG GTTAATGATACAGTTGGGACACTTGCTGGGGCAAGGTACTGGGATGATGATGTGATGGTTGCTGTCATTTTGGGGACTGGAACAAATGCGTGCTATGTAGAACGGTTGGATGCTATTCCAAAGCTTCAAGTTCAGATGCCTAGTTCTGGAAGAACGGTGTGTATACAACCATTATTTAGGTTgtaa